One genomic region from Doryrhamphus excisus isolate RoL2022-K1 chromosome 14, RoL_Dexc_1.0, whole genome shotgun sequence encodes:
- the LOC131101536 gene encoding sestrin-2-like isoform X2, producing the protein MSEQGLEVPRALASGPSAFIPAKHILKERPDQDILIESFLSLGRVDHVTMVMALHPAYLSCFLRTQHALLELDGPLPRHWRHYIAVMAAARHHCPYVVQQHSTSFLEAGGDESWLSGLQHAPAKLRSLHPLNKLLAHRPWLITQLHIQDLVYPGAELRWSLAELIHAVILMAHAHSLCSFVWSCGINPEPDHDSGHTFHPPSPGHPTGSPHSPAHEDGRQELADGAMEVEVLMKRMVELQQQEEECTQEEMVTRFERERSESIPTVAVRGAPPEPLLHLLEDPEYRYEDFAPKGEQAPPTMRAQDYSWEDHGYSLVNRLLPDMGQLLDEKFQVVSNLTYHRMAMHEGVDTHTLRKALWNYIHCLYGIRYDDYDYGSVNVLLERSLKMFVKTMACYPEQITARVYHAFWRHFRHSEKVHASLIVMEARMQAALLYTLRAITHYMR; encoded by the exons CTCCGGTCCCAGCGCCTTCATTCCGGCCAAACAT atACTGAAAGAAAGGCCTGACCAGGACATTCTGATCGAATCCTTCCTCTCCCTGGGCCGTGTGGACCACGTCACCATGGTGATGGCGCTGCATCCTGCCTACCTCAGCTGCTTCCTGAggacccagcatgccttgctggAGCTGGACGGCCCCTTACCCCGTCACTGGAGGCACTACATCGCCGTCATG GCGGCAGCCCGGCACCATTGCCCCTACGTGGTGCAGCAGCACAGCACCAGCTTCCTGGAGGCCGGCGGAGACGAGAGCTGGCTGAGCGGCCTGCAGCACGCCCCCGCCAAACTGCGCAGCCTGCACCCCCTCAACAAGCTGCTGGCGCACAGACCCTGGCTCATCACCCAGCTGCACATCCAG GATCTGGTGTATCCCGGCGCCGAGCTTCGCTGGTCGCTGGCCGAGCTCATTCACGCCGTCATCCTCATGGCGCACGCCCACTCGCTCTGCTCCTTCGTGTGGAGCTGCGGAATCAACCCGGAGCCGGACCACGACTCGGGCCACACCTTCCATCCGCCTTCGCCGGGACACCCGACTGGCAGCCCGCACAGCCCCGCCCACGAGGACGGCCGACAAGAG CTGGCGGACGGCGCCATGGAGGTGGAGGTGCTCATGAAGAGGATGGTGGAGCTGCAGCAACAGGAAGAGGAGTGCACGCAGGAGGAGATGGTGACCCGCTTCGAGAGGGAACGAAGCGAGAGCATCCCGACAG TGGCGGTGCGAGGGGCGCCGCCGGAACCGCTGCTGCATCTTCTGGAGGACCCCGAGTACAGGTACGAGGACTTTGCCCCCAAAGGAGAGCAAGCCCCGCCCACCATGAGAGCTCAG GACTATTCCTGGGAAGACCACGGCTACTCGCTGGTCAACAGGCTGCTGCCCGACATGGGACAACTCCTGGACGAGAAATTCCAG GTGGTGAGCAACCTGACCTACCACAGGATGGCCATGCACGAGGGCGTGGACACTCACACTCTGAGGAAGGCCCTGTGGAACTACATCCACTGCCTCTACGGCATACG ATACGACGACTACGACTACGGCAGCGTGAACGTGTTGCTGGAGCGCTCCTTGAAGATGTTTGTCAAGACCATGGCCTGCTACCCCGAGCAAATCACCGCACGCGTCTACCATGCCTTCTGGAGACACTTCCGACACTCCGAGAAG GTCCACGCCAGCCTCATCGTGATGGAGGCTCGCATGCAGGCGGCGCTGCTGTACACCCTGCGAGCCATCACCCACTACATGAGATGA